From Paenibacillus polymyxa, the proteins below share one genomic window:
- the groES gene encoding co-chaperone GroES: MIKPLGERVLVEAIEQETTTSFGIVLPDSAKEKPQEGKIIAVGAGALKDGARIPLEVKEGDRVIFSKYAGTEIKYEGKEYLIMKESDIHAIIG, translated from the coding sequence ATGATCAAACCTTTGGGTGAACGCGTATTGGTGGAAGCAATTGAGCAAGAAACAACGACTTCCTTCGGAATCGTACTTCCTGACTCTGCCAAGGAAAAGCCGCAAGAAGGCAAAATTATCGCGGTTGGCGCAGGCGCATTGAAAGACGGTGCCCGTATTCCTCTGGAAGTAAAAGAAGGCGACCGTGTCATTTTCTCCAAATACGCTGGAACGGAAATCAAATATGAAGGTAAAGAATATTTGATTATGAAAGAAAGCGATATCCACGCGATCATCGGTTAA
- the tatC gene encoding twin-arginine translocase subunit TatC has product MTPSEHEMPLMEHLGELRRRIIYVLIVFVLALVGGLFAAGSVYNWLIRSGSAQAFQLNAFSFWDGIGIYMKIAMIIGIAVALPFACYQLWKFVSPGLRPQERSATLRYVPYVLLLFIIGAAFAYFIIFPMAIQFTSSVTKSMGLQETYGIAQYFTFMFNIVLPVALLFELPLLIMFLTGIRVLTPMRLRKWRKISYFLLVFVAVVITPPDFISDFLVAIPLLVLYEASVYLSSVVYRKQLRAQEEQEAQLRVAAE; this is encoded by the coding sequence TTGACCCCATCAGAGCATGAAATGCCGCTAATGGAACATCTGGGTGAGCTTCGTCGACGAATAATTTATGTGCTGATTGTATTTGTATTGGCGCTGGTTGGTGGATTGTTCGCGGCGGGTTCTGTCTATAACTGGCTTATTCGCTCCGGTTCGGCGCAAGCTTTTCAGTTAAATGCATTTTCCTTTTGGGACGGAATCGGTATCTACATGAAGATCGCCATGATCATTGGGATTGCAGTGGCGTTACCATTTGCATGCTACCAATTGTGGAAGTTTGTCAGCCCGGGATTAAGGCCGCAAGAACGGAGTGCAACCTTGCGATATGTGCCTTATGTGCTGCTTTTGTTCATTATTGGCGCAGCTTTTGCTTATTTCATTATTTTCCCGATGGCGATTCAGTTTACATCGTCCGTCACCAAAAGTATGGGATTGCAGGAAACGTACGGTATTGCGCAATATTTCACCTTTATGTTTAATATTGTGTTGCCTGTAGCGTTGCTGTTTGAACTCCCCCTGCTGATCATGTTTCTGACAGGGATTCGTGTATTAACCCCGATGAGGCTTCGCAAATGGCGGAAGATTTCTTATTTCCTGCTTGTTTTTGTCGCTGTTGTTATCACTCCGCCGGATTTTATATCCGATTTTTTGGTGGCGATTCCGTTGCTGGTGCTGTATGAAGCGAGTGTATACTTGTCATCAGTCGTGTACCGCAAGCAACTGCGTGCACAGGAGGAACAGGAGGCCCAATTGCGTGTAGCTGCGGAATAA
- a CDS encoding tyrosine-type recombinase/integrase — MISIGTDPKTGKRKQKGKGGFKTKKEAQAAAADMLSEINRGVFKEETKMTFEELADKWLKYYSSHGKPKKDGTIRIRTNEKENLSPFFAKLNAASITEQMYQDALISLQNKLADNTLSGVHSTGRMIFSYGLKIGALKTDPTSTAFVPKRQKTVQELEENNELPKYLERDELVHFLQIAQDHGLDNDFETFNTLAYTGVRVGELCALKRLDVNFEDDKIRITKTLYNPNNNYALYKLNTPKTVSSVREIDVDHEIIIGFQNLLTIQQIEKSKRPKTYHDQGFIFARIGKFAGYPQVIKMVELRMKRLLKLAGLNPDLTPHSLRHTHTSLLAEAGATLEQIMQRLGHANDEITRRIYLHITKPKRKEAAQKFSELMRASKKSDQS, encoded by the coding sequence AAAAGAAGCGCAAGCTGCTGCCGCGGATATGCTGTCCGAGATAAATCGAGGCGTATTCAAAGAAGAAACCAAAATGACTTTTGAAGAATTAGCGGACAAGTGGTTGAAATATTATAGTTCTCATGGAAAACCAAAAAAAGATGGTACGATCCGAATCAGAACTAATGAAAAAGAAAACTTGTCACCATTCTTTGCAAAGCTCAATGCAGCTTCAATCACTGAACAAATGTATCAGGATGCACTCATAAGTCTACAGAATAAACTAGCAGACAATACGTTATCAGGTGTACACTCAACCGGCAGAATGATATTTTCATACGGTTTAAAAATTGGGGCTTTGAAAACAGATCCTACATCAACTGCTTTTGTGCCTAAGCGTCAGAAAACAGTCCAAGAGCTTGAAGAAAATAACGAGCTACCTAAGTATTTAGAAAGGGATGAACTCGTCCATTTTCTACAGATCGCTCAAGACCATGGATTGGATAATGATTTTGAAACCTTTAATACATTGGCCTATACAGGCGTGAGAGTCGGTGAGTTATGTGCATTAAAAAGACTGGATGTCAACTTCGAAGATGACAAGATAAGAATAACGAAAACTCTATATAACCCAAATAATAATTACGCTCTTTACAAACTCAACACACCTAAAACTGTATCATCGGTTCGCGAAATAGATGTTGATCACGAAATCATTATAGGATTCCAAAACTTGTTAACCATTCAACAAATAGAGAAATCAAAAAGACCAAAAACTTATCACGACCAAGGTTTCATATTCGCAAGAATCGGTAAATTCGCTGGATATCCTCAAGTAATAAAAATGGTTGAACTTCGGATGAAGCGATTACTAAAACTAGCTGGCCTAAATCCCGATCTTACCCCCCACTCACTTCGCCACACTCATACATCACTATTAGCTGAAGCCGGAGCCACTCTTGAACAAATCATGCAGCGGTTAGGACATGCAAACGATGAGATAACACGCAGAATATATCTTCATATAACTAAGCCAAAAAGAAAAGAGGCTGCTCAAAAGTTCAGCGAACTAATGAGAGCCTCAAAAAAATCTGATCAGAGTTAA
- the moaC gene encoding cyclic pyranopterin monophosphate synthase MoaC, protein MDSFTHFNEQGRARMVDISGKTSTVRTAVAVTQITMNPATLTAVKEGRIGKGDVLAVAQVAGIQGAKKTSDWIPMCHPLALTGVNITFSDNGHDVLHIEVEVKTEGKTGVEMEALTAASAAALTVYDMCKALQKDMIIGPTMLQSKTGGKHGDFQREDHRKP, encoded by the coding sequence GTGGATTCCTTTACTCATTTTAACGAACAGGGACGAGCTCGTATGGTAGATATTTCGGGCAAAACGTCTACGGTTCGTACAGCAGTCGCCGTGACTCAGATTACGATGAACCCGGCTACATTGACGGCTGTAAAAGAAGGCAGAATCGGCAAAGGTGATGTTCTTGCTGTGGCCCAGGTCGCGGGGATTCAAGGCGCGAAAAAAACGTCAGACTGGATACCGATGTGTCATCCGCTGGCTCTGACAGGCGTGAACATTACTTTTTCCGATAATGGACATGATGTACTTCATATTGAAGTTGAAGTGAAGACCGAGGGTAAGACGGGTGTAGAAATGGAAGCTTTGACAGCGGCTTCAGCCGCAGCGTTAACCGTGTATGATATGTGCAAGGCGCTGCAAAAAGATATGATCATCGGCCCTACCATGCTGCAATCCAAAACGGGTGGCAAGCATGGGGATTTTCAAAGGGAGGACCACCGGAAACCTTGA
- a CDS encoding 5-formyltetrahydrofolate cyclo-ligase: MDVCNVKNALRVQQREARDSMDPLTRQKASAVACRHAIEAWEQLRIDRNGDKLTLFSYLSFGSEISTTPLIEHCWSQGDRVLAPRVDSVTRTMELREMDQYENMVPGVWNIPEPALTCKEWLPEMWTGIDWVVVPGLAFDRRGGRIGYGGGYYDRFTAQVEAEKRNNGSVGPLYVSLLLPGQLLAQVPMEPGDLRVDLLFTPEGRLDCNHAKSTNDE; the protein is encoded by the coding sequence GTGGATGTCTGTAATGTGAAGAACGCGCTGCGTGTACAGCAACGGGAAGCGCGTGACTCCATGGACCCGCTGACAAGGCAGAAGGCATCGGCTGTGGCCTGTCGGCATGCAATCGAGGCATGGGAGCAGCTTAGAATAGACAGAAACGGGGATAAGCTAACATTATTTAGTTATCTCTCTTTTGGCAGCGAGATTTCTACGACTCCCCTCATTGAGCATTGCTGGTCACAGGGAGATCGTGTCTTGGCCCCGAGAGTGGATTCGGTAACCCGAACCATGGAGCTGAGGGAGATGGATCAGTATGAAAATATGGTGCCCGGCGTATGGAACATCCCTGAGCCTGCATTGACATGCAAGGAATGGTTGCCTGAAATGTGGACGGGAATCGACTGGGTTGTTGTGCCCGGCTTGGCCTTTGATCGTCGTGGAGGCAGAATCGGCTATGGCGGAGGCTACTATGATCGCTTTACCGCACAGGTAGAGGCAGAGAAGCGTAATAACGGCTCTGTAGGTCCGCTTTATGTCTCGCTGCTGCTGCCGGGACAATTGTTGGCACAAGTACCCATGGAGCCAGGAGATTTGCGAGTGGACCTGCTGTTTACACCTGAAGGACGCTTAGATTGTAATCATGCAAAATCGACAAATGATGAATGA
- a CDS encoding MogA/MoaB family molybdenum cofactor biosynthesis protein, with translation MVWKTAILTASDKGARGEREDTSAQVIRELVEEELGGEIVEYRIVPDEPDEIIAALIEMTDYFHADLVLTTGGTELAIRDVTPEATRRVVEREVPGMAEAMRMIVMQKNPAAMLFRGIVGIRGRTLIVNLPGTPKGVHENLAAIMDQLPEALLMVTGQFR, from the coding sequence ATGGTGTGGAAAACGGCGATCCTAACAGCCAGTGATAAAGGGGCAAGGGGAGAGCGTGAGGATACAAGCGCACAGGTCATCCGGGAACTCGTCGAAGAAGAACTGGGCGGAGAGATTGTGGAATACCGGATCGTTCCCGATGAACCGGATGAGATTATTGCAGCTTTAATCGAAATGACCGATTATTTTCATGCAGACTTGGTGCTAACTACGGGCGGAACCGAACTGGCGATCCGTGATGTGACGCCTGAGGCGACCAGACGGGTCGTGGAACGGGAAGTGCCAGGTATGGCGGAAGCCATGAGAATGATCGTGATGCAGAAAAATCCGGCGGCCATGCTTTTTCGTGGAATCGTGGGGATACGCGGACGTACATTGATTGTTAATTTGCCAGGAACGCCCAAAGGCGTGCATGAAAACTTGGCAGCAATTATGGATCAGCTCCCGGAAGCGTTGCTCATGGTGACAGGTCAGTTCCGGTAG
- the groL gene encoding chaperonin GroEL (60 kDa chaperone family; promotes refolding of misfolded polypeptides especially under stressful conditions; forms two stacked rings of heptamers to form a barrel-shaped 14mer; ends can be capped by GroES; misfolded proteins enter the barrel where they are refolded when GroES binds), which produces MAKDIKFSEDARRSMLRGVDALANAVKVTLGPKGRNVVLEKKFGSPLITNDGVTIAKEIELEDAFENMGAQLVKEVATKTNDVAGDGTTTATVLAQALITEGLKNVTAGASPIGIRKGIDKAVKAAVAELQAISKPIESKQSIAQVAGISAADDEVGELIAEAMEKVGKDGVITVEESRGFATELEVVEGMQFDRGYISPYMITDTDKMEAVLDNPYILITDKKITNTQEILPLLEKIVQQGKPLVLIAEDIEGEALAMLVVNKLRGTFNAVAVKAPGFGDRRKAMLQDIAALTGGQVITEELGLDLKTASVDQLGTARQVRITKENTIVVDGAGNKADIDARVSQIRTQLEETTSEFDKEKLQERLAKLSGGVAVIKVGAATETELKERKLRIEDALNATRAAVEEGIVSGGGVALLNVYNAVAAVELQGDEQTGVNIVLRALEAPIRTIAANAGEEGSVIVERLKREEVGVGFNAATGEWVNMIDAGIVDPAKVTRYALQNAASVAAMFLTTEAVIADKPEPEKATMPDMGGMGGMGGMM; this is translated from the coding sequence ATGGCTAAAGACATTAAATTCAGTGAAGACGCTCGCCGCTCCATGCTGCGCGGGGTAGATGCATTGGCTAACGCTGTTAAAGTAACACTCGGACCGAAAGGCCGTAACGTTGTACTGGAGAAAAAATTCGGTAGCCCGCTCATCACTAATGACGGTGTAACGATTGCAAAAGAAATCGAGCTGGAAGACGCGTTCGAAAACATGGGCGCTCAACTGGTTAAAGAAGTAGCAACCAAAACAAACGATGTAGCTGGTGACGGTACGACTACGGCTACTGTTTTGGCTCAAGCCCTCATCACTGAAGGTTTGAAAAACGTAACTGCTGGCGCAAGCCCAATCGGTATCCGTAAAGGGATCGACAAAGCGGTTAAAGCAGCAGTTGCTGAACTGCAAGCTATCTCCAAACCAATCGAAAGCAAACAATCCATTGCTCAAGTAGCTGGTATTTCCGCTGCTGATGATGAAGTAGGCGAACTGATCGCTGAAGCTATGGAAAAAGTGGGCAAAGACGGTGTCATCACTGTTGAAGAATCCCGCGGTTTTGCAACAGAACTGGAAGTAGTTGAAGGTATGCAGTTTGACCGTGGCTACATTTCTCCGTACATGATTACAGATACGGACAAAATGGAAGCTGTACTGGACAATCCATATATCTTGATTACTGACAAGAAAATCACAAACACACAAGAAATCCTGCCATTGCTTGAAAAAATCGTACAACAAGGCAAGCCACTCGTTCTGATCGCTGAAGACATCGAAGGCGAAGCGCTGGCTATGCTCGTTGTCAACAAGCTGCGTGGTACATTCAATGCTGTAGCTGTTAAAGCTCCTGGCTTTGGTGACCGTCGTAAAGCAATGCTGCAAGATATCGCTGCCCTGACAGGCGGCCAAGTAATCACAGAAGAACTGGGTCTGGACCTGAAAACAGCTTCTGTGGACCAACTGGGTACAGCACGTCAAGTGCGTATTACAAAAGAAAACACGATTGTGGTTGACGGTGCTGGAAACAAAGCCGACATCGACGCTCGTGTTAGCCAAATCCGCACGCAACTGGAAGAAACTACTTCAGAGTTCGACAAAGAGAAACTGCAAGAGCGTCTGGCTAAATTGTCCGGCGGCGTAGCAGTAATCAAAGTCGGTGCGGCTACTGAAACAGAATTGAAAGAACGCAAACTGCGCATCGAAGATGCTCTGAACGCAACCCGTGCTGCGGTTGAAGAAGGTATCGTATCCGGTGGTGGTGTAGCGCTCCTGAACGTATACAATGCAGTTGCTGCTGTTGAGCTGCAAGGCGACGAGCAAACAGGCGTCAACATCGTGTTGCGCGCTCTGGAAGCTCCAATCCGTACAATTGCTGCTAATGCAGGCGAAGAAGGCTCTGTTATCGTTGAGCGTCTGAAACGCGAAGAAGTAGGCGTTGGTTTCAACGCAGCTACTGGTGAGTGGGTAAACATGATTGACGCAGGTATCGTTGACCCTGCGAAAGTAACTCGTTATGCATTGCAAAACGCTGCTTCCGTAGCGGCTATGTTCCTGACTACTGAAGCAGTTATCGCTGACAAGCCAGAACCAGAAAAGGCTACAATGCCTGACATGGGCGGCATGGGCGGAATGGGCGGCATGATGTAA
- a CDS encoding twin-arginine translocase TatA/TatE family subunit yields the protein MPNIGAPGYILLIILALLLFGPNKLPELGRAVGRTFREFKNGARDILSEDERTGRKESKDSVVQASQTTSEVQPQPEDKRLS from the coding sequence ATGCCCAATATTGGAGCACCGGGTTATATTTTGTTAATTATTCTGGCGCTGCTGCTATTTGGTCCGAACAAGCTGCCTGAGCTGGGCCGAGCTGTAGGGCGTACATTCCGTGAATTTAAAAACGGGGCACGCGATATTTTATCTGAAGATGAACGGACTGGGCGTAAAGAAAGCAAAGATAGTGTGGTCCAAGCATCACAGACGACGTCAGAAGTTCAACCTCAGCCTGAGGATAAACGCTTGTCATAG